One Bacillus solimangrovi genomic window carries:
- a CDS encoding glycosyl hydrolase, translated as MNKLLTIVSATVLSSSLLSPSVKAFSGEVELGAGSYSTVKPVGVSDVQDTIYKTPNITGAMPTNDWWSSTAWEQYSNAQYPHPLAMINEPSGLRIYNPSNNIEGLGGFTKGWMNDIDDFVLGHTGTSSFENTKVDEFSDWFVTNEYKNGESSLHVTYGHGSPFVYAEYEGGEPRITLPSIPPTVWYGDENSNVLGITTEKGSHYALFGPTGSTWSGMDTKTLTNHLNGKNYFSVAVLPDNSIETLKKFEQYAYSHVVDTKVDWSYNEATSEVETTFMFETEAKEGSNEGTIFTLYPHQWKNTSQPLLDYTFDSVRGTMKVAEGNSFKTTLIFNGVLPSLPDLGTYDKSVLTNYINEAQTEVDTSNDTYYFGKRLGELATLAPIAEQVDDNDAANQFRQEMKNGLEDWLTASDASGNLNGERLFYYNDNWGTLLGYPDSFGSVQEMNDHHFHYGYFIKAAAEIARVDKEWASNDQWGQMVELLIKDIANMERNDEVFPFLRNFDMYAGHTWASGHAKFFDGNNNESSSEAMNAWAGIILWGEATDNKELRDLGIYLFTTEMNAINEYWFDVTGENHNPDFTRETASMLWGGKTVGDAVWWTNNPEEVHGINWLPITGASLYLTQYPEYTKRNYEALVSENGGDSWDAWEDLVWMYRAIENPEDAIRQFNERKNVFVPEGGNTKANTYHWIHNLNALGNVDPTITADYPIYAVFTKNNAKTYVVYNMTNSEKTVTFSDGTIVTVQPHQFNIGNDDTDSGEQPDNDTIINAFERIEAELYTSMNGIETEQTSDVDGDLNISSIDNGDYLVYENVDFGSGATGIEARFASESTGGTVDLRLDNESGELIGTIDFTNTDGLDNWITSTATISNTTGIHDLYLVFNSEAETGLGILNWFTFTNEPIDDDSDTDNDTVIVEDDFSIEMVKNEPSSVTFIFSPTSGSSTFVDFHYTVNENPQQNVKASENNGKWEYVVTDLQAGDSIQFFYTYAKEELAYDSPSYEYTH; from the coding sequence GAAAGCGTTTTCTGGAGAAGTTGAATTAGGTGCTGGTAGTTATTCAACAGTTAAGCCTGTTGGTGTGTCTGATGTGCAGGATACTATCTATAAAACACCTAATATAACAGGAGCAATGCCGACAAATGATTGGTGGAGCTCAACAGCTTGGGAACAATATTCGAACGCTCAATATCCACACCCACTAGCGATGATCAATGAACCATCTGGACTTAGAATTTATAACCCTAGTAACAATATTGAAGGGTTAGGAGGATTTACGAAAGGCTGGATGAATGATATCGATGATTTTGTCCTTGGTCATACAGGGACAAGCTCATTTGAAAATACAAAAGTTGATGAATTTAGTGACTGGTTTGTCACGAATGAATATAAAAATGGTGAAAGCTCTCTTCATGTCACATACGGTCACGGTTCACCATTTGTCTATGCTGAATATGAAGGAGGAGAGCCACGGATCACATTACCTTCTATTCCTCCTACAGTTTGGTATGGTGATGAAAATAGTAACGTATTAGGTATTACAACTGAAAAAGGAAGTCATTATGCATTGTTTGGTCCAACTGGATCAACATGGTCAGGAATGGACACAAAAACATTAACGAATCATCTAAACGGAAAGAATTATTTTTCGGTAGCTGTGCTTCCTGATAATTCAATCGAAACATTAAAGAAATTTGAGCAGTATGCATACTCACATGTTGTTGACACAAAGGTTGATTGGTCATACAACGAGGCAACGAGTGAGGTAGAAACAACGTTTATGTTTGAAACAGAAGCAAAAGAGGGCTCTAACGAAGGTACGATCTTTACACTATATCCACATCAATGGAAGAATACGAGTCAACCTCTCCTAGACTACACGTTTGATTCTGTTCGTGGAACGATGAAGGTTGCAGAAGGGAATTCATTCAAAACAACATTGATTTTTAATGGTGTATTACCATCATTACCTGACTTAGGAACTTACGATAAATCAGTGTTAACAAACTATATAAATGAAGCACAAACTGAAGTTGATACTTCTAATGATACTTATTATTTTGGAAAACGGTTAGGTGAACTTGCGACACTCGCTCCAATCGCTGAGCAAGTTGATGATAATGATGCAGCGAATCAATTCAGACAAGAAATGAAAAATGGGTTAGAAGATTGGCTAACTGCAAGTGATGCGAGCGGGAACTTAAATGGAGAACGTTTATTTTATTACAATGATAATTGGGGTACTCTTTTAGGTTATCCAGACAGTTTTGGTTCAGTTCAAGAAATGAATGATCACCATTTCCATTACGGTTACTTTATTAAAGCTGCTGCGGAAATAGCAAGAGTTGATAAAGAATGGGCTAGCAATGATCAATGGGGACAAATGGTCGAACTCTTAATAAAAGATATCGCGAACATGGAGCGAAATGATGAAGTTTTTCCATTCTTAAGGAATTTTGATATGTATGCGGGACATACTTGGGCTTCTGGTCACGCAAAATTCTTTGATGGAAACAACAATGAATCATCATCTGAAGCTATGAATGCTTGGGCTGGTATTATTCTATGGGGTGAAGCAACAGACAATAAGGAGCTTCGTGATTTAGGTATTTACTTATTTACTACTGAAATGAATGCAATTAATGAATATTGGTTTGATGTAACTGGTGAAAATCATAATCCAGACTTTACTCGTGAGACTGCAAGTATGCTTTGGGGAGGAAAAACAGTTGGTGATGCTGTTTGGTGGACTAATAATCCTGAGGAAGTTCATGGCATCAACTGGTTACCTATCACAGGTGCATCACTTTATTTAACACAATATCCAGAATATACGAAACGTAATTATGAAGCGTTAGTATCTGAAAATGGTGGAGATAGTTGGGATGCTTGGGAGGATCTCGTTTGGATGTACCGTGCGATCGAGAATCCTGAAGATGCGATTCGCCAGTTTAACGAGAGAAAAAATGTGTTTGTACCAGAAGGTGGGAATACAAAAGCAAACACATATCATTGGATTCACAATTTAAATGCATTAGGAAATGTTGATCCTACTATAACAGCTGATTACCCAATTTATGCAGTATTTACTAAAAACAATGCAAAAACCTATGTCGTATATAATATGACTAATTCAGAAAAAACAGTAACTTTCTCAGATGGTACGATAGTAACTGTTCAACCACACCAATTTAATATTGGTAACGACGATACTGACTCAGGAGAACAACCTGATAATGACACCATAATAAATGCTTTTGAAAGAATTGAAGCCGAGTTATATACTTCTATGAATGGAATTGAAACTGAACAAACATCTGATGTAGATGGAGATTTAAACATAAGCTCAATCGACAATGGCGATTATCTAGTATATGAAAATGTTGATTTTGGAAGTGGAGCAACAGGAATAGAAGCTAGGTTTGCTTCTGAATCAACTGGAGGAACAGTTGATTTAAGGCTTGATAACGAATCTGGTGAATTGATAGGCACAATTGACTTTACGAATACTGATGGATTAGACAATTGGATAACAAGTACAGCGACTATATCAAATACCACAGGAATTCACGACTTATATCTAGTTTTCAATAGTGAAGCTGAAACTGGGCTTGGTATCTTGAATTGGTTTACTTTCACTAATGAACCAATTGATGATGATAGTGATACTGATAATGATACCGTTATTGTAGAAGATGATTTTTCAATTGAAATGGTAAAAAATGAGCCTTCTAGTGTCACATTTATTTTCTCACCAACTTCAGGATCATCTACATTTGTTGACTTTCACTATACTGTGAATGAGAACCCCCAACAAAATGTAAAAGCATCTGAAAACAATGGGAAATGGGAATATGTTGTAACTGATTTACAAGCAGGGGATTCTATTCAATTCTTCTATACGTATGCTAAAGAAGAATTAGCGTATGACTCTCCTTCCTATGAGTATACACATTAA
- a CDS encoding ketoacyl-ACP synthase III, translated as MGKSKARITAIGTYVPQKKLVNEDLERMVDTNDEWIVQRTGMKERRITGDEEFASHLAYHAIENMIEKYQKNIQDVDCIIVATTTPDYAFPSVACQIQSHFNITSTAAFDLNATCAGFTYGLHLANNLITSEAHKKVLVVATETLSKVTDYEDRTTCILFGDGAGAMLMEFDEESPSFLASHMGTNGDGGIHVYRTTFATTMGEKPLNSTGLMVQNGREVYKWAVRTVPQGMEQLLFKAEQDMEDINWFIPHSANLRMVESICDKSQFPIEKTLTSMKYYGNTSSASIPLALNLGIEEGKVKAGDTLLLYGFGGGLTHLGLLLTWNI; from the coding sequence GTGGGAAAATCGAAAGCTCGCATCACAGCAATTGGCACCTACGTTCCTCAAAAGAAATTGGTGAATGAGGATTTAGAAAGAATGGTTGATACGAATGATGAATGGATTGTTCAACGGACTGGTATGAAGGAACGAAGGATAACAGGGGACGAAGAATTTGCATCACATTTAGCTTATCATGCGATTGAAAACATGATTGAGAAGTATCAAAAAAATATACAGGATGTTGATTGTATCATTGTTGCTACAACAACCCCAGATTATGCGTTTCCTAGTGTAGCTTGTCAAATTCAAAGTCATTTTAATATAACGAGCACAGCAGCTTTTGATTTAAATGCTACGTGTGCTGGTTTCACGTATGGCTTACATTTGGCAAACAACTTAATTACTTCGGAGGCACATAAAAAAGTATTAGTTGTTGCTACTGAGACGTTATCAAAAGTTACTGATTATGAAGATCGAACGACGTGTATCTTATTTGGTGATGGTGCTGGAGCAATGTTAATGGAATTTGATGAAGAGAGTCCCAGCTTTTTAGCAAGTCATATGGGTACGAACGGAGATGGAGGTATTCACGTTTACCGAACAACCTTTGCAACTACTATGGGTGAAAAACCACTAAATTCCACAGGATTAATGGTACAAAACGGTAGAGAGGTGTATAAATGGGCAGTTCGAACAGTACCTCAAGGAATGGAGCAACTATTATTTAAAGCAGAACAAGATATGGAAGATATTAACTGGTTTATACCACATAGTGCGAATCTAAGGATGGTCGAGTCAATATGTGATAAATCCCAATTCCCTATTGAAAAAACATTAACAAGTATGAAGTATTATGGAAATACATCTTCTGCCTCTATTCCACTTGCATTAAATTTAGGAATAGAAGAAGGGAAGGTTAAGGCCGGAGATACATTATTGCTCTATGGTTTTGGTGGTGGACTCACACATTTAGGGTTGCTTTTGACATGGAATATTTAA
- a CDS encoding DUF6176 family protein — translation MEVRLTKYRIKEGKSKRVDEWMDMLNENMDKVLIILKNENLYVETMFREKSSDGEFLYWYAIKGREVEVELTEEETNNKNEIIKKHMEFWEECIVPEEQPVINTEVVMIPKNIQEKMN, via the coding sequence ATGGAAGTAAGATTAACTAAATATCGCATTAAAGAAGGTAAATCAAAGCGTGTAGATGAGTGGATGGATATGTTAAACGAAAACATGGATAAAGTGCTTATCATATTAAAAAATGAAAACTTGTACGTCGAAACGATGTTTCGTGAAAAAAGTTCTGATGGGGAATTTTTATATTGGTATGCAATAAAAGGCAGGGAAGTAGAAGTAGAGTTAACAGAAGAAGAAACTAACAATAAAAACGAAATTATCAAAAAACATATGGAGTTTTGGGAAGAATGTATCGTTCCAGAAGAACAACCAGTTATTAATACTGAAGTGGTTATGATCCCTAAAAATATCCAAGAGAAAATGAATTAA
- a CDS encoding LysR family transcriptional regulator, giving the protein MDIDYYRTFVEVVKWKNYTKAAEQLGYAQSSVTTQMKKIEAAYGVQIFERLGRGMHLTHSGEQLYQYVLKIIALEDEARQRLKSTKQLNGTLSIGTVESLATFELVKHFQTFHEKHPQIKFLVQSNMCTQLYQGVLNGTYDVAIVMDRKYLHEDLRKVVLRKEEMVLVGCKDHPLSKKQEVTVTDLQDETMIYTEKGCSYRTMLEEAYRREGVICGSSLEFNGIEAIKKCVHSGLGVSLLPKITVQKEIDEGSLSLIPLNEPNIEVYVQLVLHNRKWMSPAMNEFIALLNPSLIVEQ; this is encoded by the coding sequence ATGGATATTGATTATTATCGTACTTTTGTTGAGGTTGTAAAATGGAAAAACTATACTAAAGCAGCAGAACAGTTAGGGTATGCTCAATCGAGTGTAACTACTCAAATGAAAAAGATCGAAGCGGCTTACGGTGTACAAATATTTGAAAGATTAGGAAGAGGTATGCATTTAACGCATTCTGGAGAACAGTTGTATCAATATGTTTTGAAAATCATAGCTTTAGAGGATGAGGCGAGGCAACGGTTAAAATCAACAAAGCAATTAAATGGAACACTATCCATAGGTACGGTTGAATCATTAGCTACGTTTGAACTCGTGAAACATTTTCAAACCTTTCATGAAAAACACCCACAAATTAAATTTCTCGTGCAGTCAAATATGTGTACACAATTGTATCAAGGTGTCTTAAATGGTACATATGATGTAGCAATTGTTATGGATCGTAAATATTTACACGAAGACCTTAGAAAAGTAGTGTTGCGGAAGGAAGAAATGGTACTAGTCGGCTGTAAAGATCATCCACTCTCAAAAAAACAAGAGGTTACTGTAACCGATTTACAAGATGAGACAATGATCTATACAGAAAAAGGATGCTCATACCGAACGATGTTAGAAGAGGCTTACCGAAGAGAAGGAGTTATTTGTGGTTCATCATTAGAATTTAACGGTATTGAAGCGATAAAAAAATGCGTTCATTCAGGTTTAGGTGTATCGTTATTACCGAAAATTACAGTTCAAAAGGAAATTGATGAAGGTAGCTTATCTCTCATTCCATTAAATGAACCAAATATTGAAGTTTACGTGCAACTCGTTCTACACAATCGTAAGTGGATGTCACCAGCTATGAACGAATTCATCGCATTGCTAAATCCTAGCTTAATAGTAGAACAGTAA
- a CDS encoding APC family permease, producing MNEKKLNALQLSGLIIGPILGSGIILLPPIIYDVAGDYAIVSWTTIMLINWFFAFLFGQLSIRYPGDSGVTQAIEVVFGKYIKYLASFFLIGAVAFGPLAVLMTAAQFIPLNDFLSTESIAFLLMGITILILLMKVSFVGKIAFVLSSVSALLLFTGGVTSLVQYPKAELITTSFDSSNFGYSLLLLFWTIVGWEVIGNYSNEVKNIKKTVPKAVGFSALIITVVCLVVAAAIQWSNPPHIGGDSQLTIATILTPVFGTSTSFIIGVIAPALCLTSVILFIGAAARLINSLAIENVLPKKLGYRTKNNVPLGGILAISISHLFVFFLIFMEWINVTQIVALADGFFISNVLVTMLAAIKLFDQKIVKISTGLMIIILLGFLLFSSPIMLIVIALMTVGFIYKQVKFNAESRNFNKREKTLYNPF from the coding sequence ATGAATGAAAAGAAATTAAATGCATTACAATTAAGTGGTCTTATTATCGGTCCAATCTTAGGATCAGGCATTATTTTATTGCCACCAATTATATATGATGTAGCAGGAGATTATGCCATTGTGTCATGGACTACAATCATGTTGATTAATTGGTTCTTCGCTTTCTTATTTGGTCAACTAAGCATCAGATATCCTGGTGATTCCGGCGTGACCCAGGCGATTGAAGTTGTATTCGGAAAATACATTAAATATTTAGCTTCCTTCTTCTTAATAGGAGCTGTGGCATTTGGACCTCTTGCAGTATTGATGACAGCTGCTCAATTTATTCCTTTGAATGATTTCTTATCAACGGAATCAATCGCTTTTCTTTTAATGGGCATTACGATTTTAATCCTATTAATGAAAGTATCATTCGTTGGGAAAATTGCTTTCGTATTATCTTCCGTTTCTGCACTATTATTATTTACTGGTGGAGTTACTTCATTGGTTCAATACCCGAAGGCAGAGCTAATAACAACGAGTTTTGATTCCTCTAACTTCGGTTACAGCTTGTTATTACTATTTTGGACAATAGTAGGCTGGGAAGTAATTGGTAACTATAGTAATGAAGTCAAAAACATTAAGAAAACTGTTCCGAAAGCTGTTGGCTTTAGTGCATTAATCATTACGGTCGTATGTTTAGTAGTAGCTGCGGCGATTCAATGGTCAAATCCGCCACATATAGGAGGCGATTCACAATTAACTATAGCAACAATTTTAACACCTGTTTTTGGTACATCCACTAGTTTCATAATTGGTGTAATAGCACCTGCTTTATGTTTGACTTCTGTCATTTTATTTATTGGAGCTGCAGCAAGACTAATTAATTCATTAGCGATTGAAAATGTACTTCCTAAAAAGTTAGGCTATCGTACGAAAAACAATGTTCCATTAGGTGGTATTCTTGCGATAAGTATTTCTCACTTATTTGTATTTTTCCTGATTTTCATGGAGTGGATTAATGTTACACAAATCGTTGCACTTGCTGATGGTTTCTTTATTAGCAACGTATTAGTAACGATGCTAGCAGCAATCAAACTATTTGATCAGAAGATCGTAAAAATATCGACTGGCCTAATGATCATAATCTTGCTCGGATTCTTGTTATTCTCTTCACCTATTATGTTAATCGTGATTGCATTAATGACAGTTGGATTTATTTATAAGCAAGTGAAATTTAATGCTGAGAGCCGCAATTTTAACAAGCGTGAAAAAACTTTATATAACCCATTTTAA
- a CDS encoding class I SAM-dependent methyltransferase has translation MNIIKQNQSAWDKKVEDGAVYTQAVSKEIIEKSKSGEWEITVTAGKPVPRDWFPDSLKGLKILCLASGGGQQGPVLAAAGAEVTVVDLSKKQLEKDEYVAKRERLNLKTVHGNMSDLSTFDDEAFDIIVHPVANLFVDDLSPVWMKMSRVLKDKGVLISGFTNPLLFIFDDEEDQKGNLVVKNSIPSCSLDNLTEEELQKYISSNHTVEYGHTLEDQIQGQVDAGFVIAGLYEDDFGGRRPLDKYIKCFIATKALKMKVN, from the coding sequence ATGAATATAATAAAACAAAATCAGAGCGCTTGGGATAAGAAAGTTGAAGATGGAGCTGTATATACTCAAGCAGTTTCTAAAGAAATAATTGAAAAAAGTAAATCTGGTGAATGGGAAATAACGGTTACAGCAGGCAAACCAGTTCCACGGGATTGGTTTCCTGATTCGTTGAAAGGATTAAAAATTCTTTGTTTAGCATCTGGTGGTGGACAACAGGGACCAGTTTTAGCTGCAGCAGGTGCTGAGGTAACAGTTGTTGATCTATCCAAAAAGCAACTAGAGAAGGATGAATATGTCGCAAAAAGAGAACGCTTAAACCTTAAAACTGTTCACGGTAACATGTCAGATTTGTCTACTTTTGACGATGAAGCTTTCGATATAATTGTCCATCCTGTTGCCAATTTATTTGTTGATGATCTTTCTCCTGTTTGGATGAAAATGTCTAGAGTACTAAAAGATAAAGGAGTGCTGATTTCTGGTTTCACTAATCCACTGCTATTTATCTTTGATGATGAAGAGGATCAGAAAGGAAATTTAGTCGTGAAAAATTCGATTCCATCTTGTTCATTGGACAATTTAACAGAAGAAGAATTGCAAAAATATATTAGCTCAAATCATACAGTTGAATATGGACATACACTAGAAGATCAAATTCAAGGACAAGTTGATGCTGGTTTCGTAATTGCTGGATTATATGAGGACGATTTTGGAGGGAGAAGACCGTTAGATAAGTATATAAAATGTTTTATTGCCACAAAGGCATTGAAAATGAAGGTTAATTAA
- a CDS encoding PLP-dependent aminotransferase family protein has product MLEITLTLEHKGYKPIYIQVYEYFKNEIETGRIPPKSKLPSIRGLAEHLCISRNTIENAYQQLITEGYVHSEPRKRLIVNDIDNALLSQLHSSQLQTNDVKEHRVERFLYDFRYGNVDLDNIPHTLWKRQMNEVLAMDDEHLIFYGNKKGDLQLRQQLAHYLFQSRGISCTADEVIIGAGMYQLLSIISQMFLRMLDTVAVENPCYDGARRVFINHGFTIQSVPLESDGLSIAQLEKGSAKAVYVTPSHQFPMGMILPIQKRLSLLKWASENDSFIIEDDYDSEFRYQGKPIPALKALDRNERVIYIGTFSKSFMPSIRVNYMVLPKRLLNIYDTHFATYNQPVATIIQRTLAQLLEKGIFERHIRKMRKIYSQKHTVLIEAIKQYMGEYVHIQGTQAGLHVIIRIENQDEEKLLDRALASGINIYSADKYWMERPKDNAAYFLLGFGELSHHDIVEGIKKLSYVWFDGE; this is encoded by the coding sequence ATGCTAGAAATAACATTAACGTTGGAGCATAAAGGTTATAAACCTATTTATATTCAAGTATACGAGTATTTTAAGAATGAAATTGAAACAGGTCGAATACCACCAAAATCAAAGCTTCCTTCAATTCGTGGTTTAGCTGAGCACTTGTGTATTAGTCGAAATACTATTGAAAATGCATATCAACAATTGATAACAGAAGGGTATGTTCATAGTGAGCCGAGAAAGAGGTTAATAGTTAACGATATTGATAATGCGTTGCTCTCACAGCTTCATTCATCCCAATTACAAACAAATGATGTGAAAGAGCATCGAGTAGAACGATTCTTGTACGATTTTCGATATGGAAATGTCGACCTAGACAACATCCCTCATACGTTATGGAAAAGACAAATGAATGAAGTGTTAGCAATGGATGATGAACACCTTATTTTCTATGGTAATAAGAAGGGGGACCTTCAGTTACGTCAGCAGTTGGCACACTATTTATTTCAATCCAGAGGCATTTCATGTACTGCTGATGAGGTTATTATTGGAGCGGGAATGTATCAGTTGTTAAGTATAATAAGTCAAATGTTTTTGAGAATGCTTGACACGGTTGCAGTTGAAAACCCTTGTTATGACGGAGCACGCAGAGTATTCATCAATCATGGATTTACGATTCAATCAGTTCCACTTGAAAGTGATGGTCTTAGTATTGCTCAATTAGAAAAAGGTAGTGCCAAAGCTGTTTATGTTACTCCTTCACACCAATTTCCTATGGGCATGATTTTACCTATTCAAAAAAGGCTAAGCCTGTTAAAGTGGGCGAGTGAAAATGACAGCTTCATTATTGAGGATGATTATGATAGTGAATTTCGTTATCAAGGAAAACCAATTCCAGCATTGAAGGCTTTAGATCGTAATGAACGAGTTATTTACATAGGAACATTTTCAAAATCATTCATGCCATCAATTCGAGTGAATTATATGGTGTTGCCAAAAAGATTACTGAACATCTATGATACTCATTTTGCAACTTACAATCAACCTGTTGCAACGATAATTCAAAGAACGCTTGCACAATTGCTGGAGAAAGGAATTTTTGAACGGCATATTCGAAAAATGCGCAAAATCTACTCCCAAAAACATACTGTACTCATTGAAGCGATAAAACAGTATATGGGTGAATATGTACATATACAAGGAACCCAAGCAGGTCTACACGTCATTATTCGTATTGAGAATCAAGATGAAGAAAAGCTACTAGACAGAGCATTAGCGTCAGGGATTAACATTTATTCAGCAGATAAATATTGGATGGAACGCCCTAAAGATAATGCGGCTTATTTCTTATTAGGGTTTGGTGAGTTGTCACACCATGACATTGTTGAGGGGATTAAGAAGTTGAGCTACGTTTGGTTTGATGGTGAATAG
- a CDS encoding pyridoxamine 5'-phosphate oxidase family protein: MRRDQNQCTDMERVNEFCQRMKTGYLGLVDGQMPYVVPFNFVWLNNCIYFHGAEEGRKQRILEENPNACFTIAEDQGTITDPIPAHTSTGYFSVMIFGNLEIVDDVEESTNAMQVMLDKYVPGYFSEPLSQHHVSSYRSSRNSKTVFYRLHADHLTAKENKLLDDKRFYPGRTREQDIKAK; encoded by the coding sequence ATGAGAAGAGATCAAAACCAGTGTACTGATATGGAAAGAGTTAATGAATTTTGTCAACGAATGAAAACAGGTTATTTGGGGCTCGTTGATGGACAAATGCCATATGTCGTGCCTTTCAATTTCGTCTGGTTAAATAACTGCATATATTTTCATGGGGCTGAAGAAGGGAGAAAACAAAGAATTCTTGAAGAAAACCCGAATGCATGCTTTACAATAGCTGAAGATCAAGGAACAATTACCGATCCGATTCCAGCACATACGAGTACAGGCTATTTTAGTGTCATGATTTTTGGTAATTTAGAAATCGTAGACGATGTTGAAGAATCAACAAACGCAATGCAAGTTATGCTTGATAAGTATGTTCCAGGTTACTTTAGTGAACCACTTTCACAACATCATGTATCTTCATACCGTTCTTCAAGAAATAGCAAAACCGTCTTCTATCGGTTACATGCAGATCATCTTACTGCAAAAGAGAACAAATTACTTGATGATAAACGATTTTACCCTGGACGTACGAGAGAACAAGATATAAAAGCGAAATAA
- a CDS encoding esterase/lipase family protein, which translates to MKKLFFLWIVVSMSLLGPFNASAQESSVPNASELSNQEPLTQNLLHTKSLSSRANDYPIILVHGLVGWGRDEFLGYRYWGGLIDIEDDLNDYGYETHTAAVGPFSSNWDRASELYAQIKGGTVDYGEAHSKEHGHDRYGRTYEGFYPEWGEMNPETGEINKVHLVGHSLGGQTIRVLTQLLAEGNIQEQELTELEQLSPLFDSEQESLVSSVFTISSPHDGSSATRLVDGLFPMTKDIIALAASSAGNTDSILYDFKLDQWGLKRGVDESFEDYAEKVYNSSIWYDTKDTAEWDTSPEGAMELNSWVGAQEDTYYFSVSTEQSYESIWSGHHKPELFMNPIFYLTSSFLGGYSESGDININHDWWENDGVVNTNSMDGPTLGSSDEIVYYNGNPQKGTWNHIGEFHSVDHLDIIGIGLYDVRDWYRSVADLLGSLQ; encoded by the coding sequence ATGAAGAAGCTATTCTTTTTATGGATAGTTGTATCGATGAGTTTGTTAGGTCCATTCAATGCTTCAGCTCAAGAATCTTCAGTGCCAAATGCAAGTGAATTAAGTAATCAAGAACCGTTAACACAAAATCTACTCCATACTAAATCTCTCAGTTCTCGTGCAAACGATTATCCGATAATATTAGTACACGGATTAGTTGGTTGGGGACGTGATGAGTTTTTAGGTTATCGATATTGGGGAGGACTAATTGATATTGAAGATGATTTAAATGATTACGGTTATGAAACGCATACTGCGGCTGTTGGTCCATTTTCAAGTAATTGGGATCGAGCGAGTGAGCTATATGCACAAATAAAAGGTGGTACCGTAGATTATGGGGAAGCCCATTCTAAAGAGCATGGTCATGATCGCTACGGTAGAACTTATGAAGGTTTCTATCCAGAATGGGGAGAAATGAATCCAGAAACGGGTGAAATAAACAAGGTTCATTTAGTAGGTCATAGTCTAGGTGGACAAACCATTCGTGTCTTAACACAACTTTTAGCAGAAGGTAATATACAAGAACAAGAATTGACAGAACTTGAGCAATTGTCTCCGCTTTTTGATAGTGAACAAGAATCGTTAGTTAGTAGTGTATTTACTATTTCTTCTCCACATGATGGATCTTCAGCAACTAGATTAGTAGATGGATTGTTTCCAATGACGAAAGACATCATTGCTTTAGCTGCAAGTTCGGCGGGAAACACAGATAGTATCCTGTATGATTTTAAACTCGATCAATGGGGATTAAAAAGAGGTGTAGATGAATCTTTTGAGGATTATGCTGAAAAAGTTTACAATAGTTCAATTTGGTATGATACGAAAGATACAGCTGAGTGGGATACTAGTCCAGAAGGGGCAATGGAGCTTAATAGTTGGGTAGGAGCTCAAGAAGATACATATTATTTTTCTGTATCAACAGAGCAATCATATGAATCCATTTGGTCAGGGCATCATAAACCAGAGTTATTTATGAACCCAATATTTTATTTAACTAGTAGTTTTCTAGGTGGATATTCTGAAAGTGGTGATATTAATATCAATCATGACTGGTGGGAAAATGATGGTGTAGTGAATACAAATTCCATGGATGGTCCTACATTGGGTTCTTCCGATGAGATAGTATATTATAATGGGAATCCTCAAAAGGGTACTTGGAATCATATAGGAGAGTTTCACTCAGTAGACCATCTTGATATTATCGGAATTGGTCTATATGATGTTCGTGATTGGTACCGTTCTGTGGCAGATTTGCTTGGTTCATTACAATAA